GCTCCAGAACATTCAGGAAATTGGCGATGTCAAAATCCTTTTCCCTGACTTTTTTCTGCTCCAATATTCTTTGATAATCATTTTTGACATATTCATAAAAGCCATTAAAGGAAGAGTGCCCGTCATAGCTTTTAATATTTTCAATGTATCCACTGACAGCATTAGACAGTGCCACTTCCTCAGAACGTGTCGGTGGCTCATTATCTCTTTTCCATAAAGTCAGAATCAGTGTTTTAATGCTTTCTCTTTTCTCAATGTCAAATACACCGTCATCAGTGTAGAAAGGATTAAAAGCAATTGGATGATCTTCTGTATAGGTAAAATAAACTCCGTCTTCGCCTTTGGTTTTGCCTTTGATCAGTTCGCACAATCCCTGGTAAGAGTTTCCGGTATCGACCAGGAGTACATGAGCTCCCTGTTCATAATACTGCCTAACCATGTGATTGGTAAAGAAAGATTTACCGCTTCCCGAAGGTCCGAGGATAAACTTGTTTCGGTTGGTAATAATGCCCTGCTTCATTGGAAGATCAGAAATATCCAGATGAATGGGTTTACCTGTCAGCCGGTCAGCCATCTTGATACCAAAAGGGGATGGTGAGTTCTGATAATTGGTTTCTTCAGTGAAAAAACATAACGCAGGCTCTATAAATGTGTAGAAACTTTCTTCGCTCGGAAAATCTCCGGCATTTCCGGGAATACCTGCCCAGTATAATGTAGCGGTATCTGTGGTGTTATGACGGGGTTTACATTCCATAAGTGCCAAGGCGCTCCCGGTATCATTCTTTAGCTGTTTGAGTTCAGCTGGATTGTCCGACCATGACATCACATTGAAATGGGCACGGATGGATTGAAGTCCATAGGAATGGGCTTCATTCAGATATTTTTCAATCCATTCCTTGTTGATCTGATTGGCTCTGCTATACCTTGCCAGAGAATGCATATTTCTGGCAGATTTTTCAAATAGGCGAAGGTTATCATCACTGTTGTCAATAAACAGGTATTGATTGTAGATATGATTAGAGCTTAACAGCAGTCCTACCGGAGATGCAAATGAAAGCAGACAGTCACTTCGGTCCGTGCTGAGCTTTTCATACCGGCTGTGGGAAGAAACGGTTGCCGGAAGATCATCTGTATCAGACAATGTATGCATACTGATACGGTTGTTTCCGATACGCATTTCTTCTGCGCCAAGATTCAAATCCTGTAATGATGGGTTGGCTTCTCTGGATAAGGTCAGGTACTGTTCCAGCAATCCCGACTGTTTATCAGTTCCGGTTATCTCGTCAGCGGTCATTCTTTTCAGAAAAATATATCCGCTGTCATTCATAATTCTTTCAAACTGATCCACCGCTTCCATAAATCTGGTGATGATATCTTTATCCCTTATTTCTTTAGGAATTAAAACTCCTTTACAGAGGGATGAGAAATTGCTCTGCATTTTCATTCTTTCCTTAGTGGTTTTGGTGATAAAGAGATAGCAGTAATGATTCAGAAAAGGTCTTTCGTTAAAGTGCCTTTCAAATGATTTGGATAGAAAGCTTTGATCATCACCGGAGAGATCCGGTCTGTAGTTTTCCTTAATAAACCAATCCTGCTTATGCACAATACAATAGTCCGGTAGTGTTTTCACTGCCTTGAACCAGGCTGAATGAATGGCTTCATACTCAGTTGAAGCTACAGTAAACAGTTCAGGTAAACTGACTTTAAAGCAAACGGTAACATCTGCATCTTTAGAGATAATACAGTTTTCTTCAACTGCCAGTAGTGGAAACATGCTTTCCAATGTTGCCGCTTTTGATTGATTTCTCATGGTGAAGCTTTTTTGGAGTTCGATTTTAGATATCTATAGATTGACTTACGGCTGATAATATATCGGGGATGCTTCTTTTTAGCTCCCAATTTCATCAGGCCGTGCTCTGCGTATTTTCTGTTGAGAGAGAAGGTTTTCCAGATCAGAATACCGGCACTGACTCCGCCGAGAATAAGACAGAGATAGGTGTTTACACCAGCCATATACATGATCATCACCAGTATCAGTACTGCTAATAATCCGCCTGCAAAAATAAACAGGTACTGTGCTTTCAGTCCTTTAAACTCAACGGTTCTTCCTATTCCTTTATTAATGTGATAGGTGTCCATCATTATTCAATTAAAGGAAGAATGAGCGGAGGATGGTTGCCGCTACTATTAAGAAGATACAGGCTCCGAACCAGCTGGCAGCAGTCTTACTGGTATCAGGATCACCACTGCTGAATTTGTTATATACTTTGACTCCTCCGATCAGGCCTACCACAGCGCCGATAGCATAGATAAGCTTTGTGGCAGGATCAAAATAAGAAGTGACCATCTGTGTGGCCTCAGTAATTCCGGCGGAACCGTTACCTTGGGCATTGATACTCCAGCTAATTGCCAGGAGTAAAGCTGTGAACATGATTTTTTTTCTTTGTCTTTTCATAATAATAGATTTTTTGGTTGATGAAACCCGCACTTTACGGGTGCTGAGACAAAGATGTAGGGTAGCAGGATGCTAAATTGAAATTAGGAATCCGGAGGAATTGTTTGGCATTGATAAGTTATCTTGTCAGATTTCTGTTGGAAGAATTATATCTTTTTACATTCCCATTGAAACCTCAATACGGCTTCAGATATCCTCAATCTGACTACGCGTATAGTTTCTGTATTCTGCAACTTTGCTGTACAAAATTTAAATCAATGAATATGATAACGAATAATGAAAATAAGATAGCACTGGTATCAGGTGCTAACACCGGGGTGGGATTTCAGATTGCTAAAGCGCTGGCAGAAAACGGATACGTGGTCTATGCAGGTTCCCGCGATTTACAAAAAGGTCAGGTGGCCACAGCTGAAATAGGTGGGAAGGCAAAAGCGATTCAGCTGGATATTACCGATAATGAGTCGATCAGAGCCGCTGTAGAAACTATTGAAGGTGAATACGGATACCTTACACTGCTTGTTAATAATGCGGCAATCTCACATGCGGGAAAAGCCAGCCGTACTATGGAAGAAATATTGGGTTCGCAGCGTGCCAGCATTGCAACTATAGATGAACTGAAATCGGTATGGGATACCAATGTGTTTGGAACCCTTGCTCTTACACAGGCTTTCCTGCCATTATTACATAAAGCGCCTGCTTCACGTATTGTGACGGTTTCCAGTGTCTTGGGTTCTCTTACGATCAATGCCAATCCCGAAAACCCATATCGTGTACATTTCGATGCGGTATATGGTGCTTCTAAGACGGCACTCAATGGAATTTTTCTCTCTTTAGCCATAGAACTGGAGAAGACCAATATCAAGGTTCATATGGTGAGTCCGGGATTCACGGCCACGGCACTTAATAATTTTGAGGGGACAGACTCTGTTGAAGAAGGTTCGAAGGAACCGATCAGAGTAGCCTTGACAGAAGATCTTCCTACAGGTAGTTTTACCGGTCCGGCGAATTTCGGCAGAAAAGACAACGTTCTTCCGTGGTAGGATTTTTAACATTAAACCTATGATCCACAGTCATAGGTTTTTTATACATTTATAGTATGAAAAGCAAAGAGGATAAATTGATACGGTTTATATCGATATCGGAAAGCCATAAAGCCTTCGGACTGCCTGCCCCGCAGCATCCTTTGATCAGTCTTATTCATTTCAATAAAGACAATCCTTTCAATGCGGAAATGGCACCTGTGTATAATCTCTTGAGTTTCTATAAGATTACTTTTATCACAAGAAACAAAGGACGACTTAAGTACGGCAGAAGTTTTTACGACTATAATGAGGGCAGCATGCTGTTTCTGGCTCCTAATCAATTGGTAGGGAGCACGGATTATAACAGCGAAACTTACTGCTATTTGCTGTTGATTCATCCTGACTTCCTGCTGGGACATCCTATAGCCGGTAAAATAAAGCAGTACAGCTATTTTTCGTATTCATCTAATGAGGCTCTGCATGTGTCAGACACTGAGAAGGAGATCATTCTTTCTGTTTTCAGGATTATGGAACAGGAGCTCAATAGCCGCGTTGATGAATTCAGTCAGGAGGTAGTGATTGCGCAGATAGAACTGCTCTTGAGTTATGTCAACAGATTTTACAAACGTCAGTTTATTACTAGAAAAGTAGTCAATAGCGATGTTCTTCAAAAAACAGAAACCATCCTGGACCATTACCTTAACGATCAGGAATCAATGCATCAGGGTCTTCCCACCGTGCAGTATCTCTCTGATCAGCTCAGTATCTCACCCGGCTATCTGAGTGATGTTTTACGATCGGTGATTGGGAAAAATACCCAGCAGTACATTCGTGAGAAGGTTACTGAAAAAGCTAAGGAAAGATTGATTTCCACTGATTTGACGGTAGCTGAAATAGCCTATGAATTAGGCTTTGAACATCCACAGTCATTCAGTAAAATGTTTAGGGTTCAGACCGGTCTTTCTCCTGTAGAATTCAGGAATTCATTCAATTAAAGGATCAGGTGAAGTTTTCAATATTGAAATCTTTCATATCGTCTGTCCGCAAAGTGGAAGAACCGGTTTCCTCAGCATGTGTAAAACTGTTATCCAATAGCTCGGCAATGATTTGGGAAGCATTTTCCATAGAATTTTCCAATAGGTTGAATAATTCGGTTCCATATATTTTCTGAACTGCCGCTGCTGCTGTTTCCTTTTCAGATGGATCACCAACTTTTTGCTGTAAGATCATCTGCACAGCGCTTAGTTCTTCAAAGGTAGCTCCCTGGGCAAAACCGTCATTTTCATCAATAATTCTATATTTTTTCCATTCTTCTTCCTCTTCAGTAAAATCAAGGTTGCTATTAAAACCATATTCCGGTTCTTCCTGCGGATTTTGAAGATGTACATTTTCACTGATGTCATATGCTATGTCTAAATTAGAGGGATCAAACCCAGTTTCTTCCTTTTGTCTTTCAGGGGAGGATATTGTCTCCGGGTGGCTTACTGAAGTTTTGGTTTCTCCTATAATGTGATAAGGGCTTTCAATGTTTGTTTGATTTTTTATAATGGGAAAAGGGGATTTTTTAATACCGATTTTTTTATGCAGTAATAACAGGATAATGATCAATAGGTTTATAATAATGAGAATTTCCATGGTTATAAAATGGGTTTAAAATGATTGTTGAAATACTCAGTGATCTCATTTCCGTATTCCAGAAAATGCTGCTCAAGGATATTATCGATATATGAGTATAATGTTGTTCTTTCCTCCCGGCTGAGCTGTACGATTCTCAACAGTCTTTCATGGTATTCGGGTCTTATATAAACAACCTTACCACTACGCCCCGAAGGAAACCGGTTGATGAGAAAGAGGTCCTCATAATGTGCTTTTTTGGATGTACTGCTTCGTGCTTTTTCCCTTGGCTTTTGATGCATAGATTCTTTAGCTTCATTGCTCTTTACCTCTGGAGCATTCTGGTCACCACTGATTATCTGCATCAGGTATTCTTCATCAACATGTGGTTTTTCAAAATCTTTTTTTTCTTTATCCGTTCTCATTGTTCAAGTTTTATAGTGGTGTGATTTGTAGGAATTCCTCGATAAACAGATTCATTCTGGTCGCTTTTAAGAGTGAAAGATCTGCAGGTAATAGAGTAGACCTGAAAATGCTGTTACCCATATCCTCCGACTCCTTGCGAAACCTTTTGCTATCCATGATCCTTGTTTCCATGATATTCAGCTGGAGTGCTGCAATAGTCTTTTCATATATTTCATATAATCCTGTTTTCTCTCTTCCATCAATCTGATTCCAAAATAGCCAGATCGCTTGTTCTTTACTGCCATGCGCTGCATGGGGAAGACCCAGGAATGCTTTGGTAAATCCCAATGTACTTTCTACAACCAGCCGGTCAGCGGTTAATGGAGCAAAAATAAAATCCATTGTTTTTAAGGTGGTCAGAACGCCTTTGGTATTAGCGGTACCCGGCAGATCAAAGAATAGAATATCCGGAATTACGGAAGCCTGGCTGATGTATTGAGAAGCTTCCTCTAATGCATTCTCTGCTTTGCAACGTATAATGTGATAAGCTTTCTTATTGATTAATTGAAACTGTCTCATTGCTGCTTTTTTATGGTATTCATGGAGTATGATTGCCTTTTTTTCCCGCTCCCTCATATTGCTTATGCTGTATTGTGGAAAATCGCAGTCCATGACTAAAACATTAAAACCCAATCGGTAATGCAGTATACTGGCCATTAATGTGGTCATCGTTGATTTTCCTACACCCCCTTTTTGGGTAAAGAAACTTACTTTTAAAGGATTTTTTGTTGCTTTCATTATGTACTTGTTTATTATTGCTTTGTAATTTTATTTTCTTTTGATCAGTATGTATTTACATATTTTTTAATGGATGTATGATTTTGAATATCTGTATATATTTACCTTCTTTTCTGTTTCTATCTGCAATTGTTTTGTTGGCTATATGATAACTCTTAAAGAGTTACAATTGCTTTTACACTTTTACACTTGTAAAACTTTACCTCTTTATTTTTTACCCCTTTTATAATCAGTTTTATATTTTACTGTAAATGAAAAAAAAATCAAAACCGATGCTAATTTCCAGGTGATTAATGGAATGATTTGGCAGTAATTGGCAGTCGGTAGTATTGTATGTATTTGGTTGATTCTATATACATTGTTGTAATGATTTTTAGAGGGGAGTTTGTAGCTCAATACAACATCTTAATTCTGTTGGACGCTTGTTGCGCTAACTTTTTTGATGAGGTAGACAGGGGTGTTCACCGGAACACGGCAAGTTGTGTTTTGAGTGCCTCATAACTGTTTTTTTGTGCCTCAAAACAACTTGCCCTGCCGGGGAGCATGGAAACGCTCTCCAAAGTCGAGGTTATTAACTTTAAATGGATGTCTAATGAACGATCAGAGAAAAAAACAAAGGAATAAGGGCGGAAGAAAGCCAAAGATAGATCCCTGCATCCACCGGTATGTTTTTCGGCTGAATGATAAGGACAATAATAAGTTCCTGTCTCTTTTTGAAGCTTCGGGAATGGATAATAAAGCTCAGTTTATAACGTCTTTGCTGTTTTCAAAAGAGATAAAAACAGTGAAAATAGATAAGGGAACTGTTGATTTTTACATGAGATTAACTTCTTTTTATGCTCAGTTCAGAGCAGTAGGAGTCAATTACAATCAGGTGGTGAAATTATTATATACGCATTTTACTGAAAAAAAAGCAGCGACATTTCTGTATCGGCTGGAAAAAAATACCGCTGAACTGGCGGTTTTATGCAGGGAAATTATTGAATTGGCTGACGAATTTAACAGCCGGAGCTTAAAAAAATAACAGCATAATGGTTGCGAAAATTGGGAGAAGCAGTAATTTGTATGGCGCGTTGGCTTACAATCATAATAAAGTAGAGCAGGAAAAAGGTAAGATTTTGTTCATGAATAAAATGGTTGAAACTCCAAATGGCAGGTATACCATACCACAGCTGGCAGAATCTTTTGACCCTTATTTAGCAGCCAATAGAAATACGGAAAAGTATACTCTGCATCTATCACTTAACCCGGATCCCAAGGACAAGGTCAGTGAGACATATTTTATAAAGATGGCAGAAGAGTACATGAAGGAGATGGGCTATGGAGAGCAACCCTATATTATATTCAAGCATACCGATATTGACCGTACTCATTTGCATATTGTTTCCGTATGCGTTGATGAAAACGGCCGGAAAATCTCAGATAAGTTTGAAAAAAGACGTTCAATGGAAATATGCAGGAAACTGGAAAAGACTTATAATTTACTGCCCGCAGTAGAGCAGAAGAGTTCTGAAAATAGCCTGATTTTTAGTCCTGTTGATTATCATAAGGGAAATGTCAAACGCCAGATAGCTTCCGTGATCAGAAATATACCTGGGGAGTATTCGTTTAAGACCCTTGGAGAGTATAATGCTCTGCTTTCACTTTTTAATATAGCGGTTGAAAAAATTGAAGGTGAGTTGCACGGTGAACCTCAGCGTGGCCTGGTGTATTTTGCATTGGATAAAAATAAAAACAAGATAGGACATCCTTTCAAAGCTTCAAGGATAGGGAAGAATGCGGGACTGGCTGCATTGGAGTTACACTTTTTAAAAAGCAAAGAATTAGTTTTAAACTCTTCCGGCAGGTCTGAGATAAAAACCGGAATTGATAATGTTCTCAAATATAGTAAAGGGGAAAATGATTTTGTTAAAAGGCTAAATTCATGGGATATTAGTACCGTTGTCAGAAGAAATGAATCCGGACGTATTTATGGGATTACATTCATTGATCACCATTCAAAAACTGTATGGAATGGCTCAAATCTGGGAAAGCAGTATTCAGCCAATGCTTTTAATGATCTTTGGAAGGATCAGCAAAACATGGAAAAAGCTTCTGAACTAAAATTTCCCCTGTCTAAATCTTCGCCGTCAGATCAATTACGGTCTGATCAGCTTCACCCTTTATTCGGATTTCTGAAGAATGAGAGTAGTGATAATCCTTCAAATGATGAAACTTCAGTTCTGTTTCCCGGACTTTTACCTTTGGCAGAGGGAGAAGATCATGAAGAGGAAGTTTTTGCCCGGCAGATAAGCAAGCGCAAAAGGAAAAGAAAATGGTAATGGATGCTATCCTTCTTTCTCCAGAATAGCCTGAACTTTGCGCTGTAATTCTTTTTTGTCCGGTAAGTACAGCTGGTATTTGGAAACAAATATTTTATTGGAAATTCCGCCTGTTGCATATTCTACCAGAACCTCATCTTTTTCTGCCGAAAGGATGATCCCTATAGGTTCGTTGTCGTCTGCAACATTTTCTTCGGATTTAAAGTAATTAAGATACAAATTCATTTGTCCGATATCATTATGTTCAACCTGCTTTATTTTTAAATCAATCAGGACAAAACATTTTAAGATACGGTGGTAGAATACAAGATCAATATAAAAATGCCTGTTTCTAAGTGATATCTTATACTGTCTTCCTACAAATGCGAAACCTTTTCCGAGTTCCAGAAGGAACATCTGCAGATTATCAATAATCTTTTGTTCCAACGCTTTTTCCGTAACACGGTGGCTTTGCGGTAATTTGAGAAAATCAAGAACATAAGGATCTTTTATGGCTTCTGTGGAATCCGTGATGATATGACCTTTTTCTGCCAGCTGCAATACGCCTTTTTTGTCCTTGCTCAGAGCCAGTCTTTCAAAAAGGGAAGAACCAATCTGTCTTTCCAGTTCACGATACCCCCAGTTTTCCAGTACGGCCTGTTTTTCATAGAATTTTCTTGCCGTATCATCAGAAATTCCTAATAAAGTAACAAGATGGGTCCAGCTTAATTTGGCAGGCACTGCCTGCCATTTTTGATACGCCAGATAAAACCTGCGCATATCCAAAATGTTACGCCTGCCAAAACCTTTGCCGTAACGCTGCCTCAGGTCCTTGGAAAGTGTGGCCAATAAGTTACTTCCGTATTCGGCCCGTTCTTCACCATGCTGCTCGTACTCCACAATGTGCCTGCCAATTTCCCAGTTTGCTTTCACCAGTTCAGTATTGACCGCTTTCACTGCATTTTGTCTTGCTATCTCAATAGCGGATCCTATGCTGTCGAGTAGATCTGTATATTTTGATGGGATAGGTTTCATAGGCATTTTGTTATAAGGCAAATTTAGAAATTCCTTTATCAATAGCTTAAATGATTCAGCAGAAAATCAGTTTTTTTATGGTGCCAAATACTTCCTTATAACGACAGGAACTGCCAGCATAAAAATTGGCTTTCCATCAACAGCTAAATTCATCATCCTAACTTAAAAAAATTGATATGCAGGGTGAAGATGATCTCAGAGGGTTAGCCAAAATTATGGCATTCATGCGAGCGGTCAGCATTGTAATACTGCTGATGCATTATTACTGGTACTGTTACTCTTTTTTTCTTGAAAAAGGATGGACATTGGAAGTCATCAATACAATACTGTACAATTTCCAGAGAACGGCAGGACTGTTTTCTCACCCTCTGTATACGAAAGTTTTTATCCTTCTCTTACTCTCTTTAAGCTGCCTGGGAACAAAAGGGGTAAAAAATGAAAAACTCACATGGACTCAGATTATTGGGGTTCTGGGAATTGGGTGTATATTGTTTTTCTCTAATACTTTTCTGTTAAGACGGTCTGGAAATATCGGAAACATGCTCTATATGTTTTCAATGTCAGCAGGGTATATCTCTTTGATGATGGCAGGCGTATGGATGAGCCGTTTATTGAAGAATAATCTTATGAATGATGTTTTTAACAATGAGAATGAAAGCTTTATGCAGGAAACCCGGCTGATGGAAAATGAATATTCTGTCAACCTTCCGACTAAATTCTACTATAAAGGAAAATGGAATCAGGGCTGGATTAATATTGTCAATCCCTTTCGGGCAACTATTGTCCTGGGAACGCCAGGATCGGGGAAGTCCTATGCTATTGTCAACAACTATATCAAACAGCAGATAGAAAAGGGTTTTTCTATGTATATCTATGATTTTAAGTTTGATGATCTCTCGACTATTGCCTATAACCATGTACTGAAATATCATGATCGGTATACAGTAAAACCGAAGTTTTATGTGATTAATTTTGATGATCCGAGAAGAAGCCACCGATGTAATCCTTTGAATCCTGATTTTATGACTGATATATCAGATGCCTATGAGGCGGCATACACCATCATGTTAAATCTGAACCGGAGCTGGATCCAAAAGCAGGGAGATTTCTTTGTCGAATCTCCTATTATATTACTAGCAGCTATTATCTGGTTCCTGAAGATCTATGAAAAGGGTAAATACTGTACTTTTCCTCATGCCATTGAATTGCTGAATAAAAAGTATTCCGATGTTTTTACCATTTTGACTTCCTATGCTGATCTGGAAAATTATCTTTCTCCTTTTATGGATGCATGGCAGGGCGGGGCGCAGGATCAACTTCAGGGACAGATTGCCTCTGCAAAGATTCCTTTATCACGGATGATATCTCCCCAGTTATACTGGGTCATGACCGGAGATGACTTTTCTCTGGATATCAACAATCCTAAAGAACCTAAGATTTTATGTGTCGGAAATAACCCTGACCGACAGAATATTTATTCGGCGGCGCTGGGTTTGTATAATTCCAGAATTGTAAAGTTTATCAATAAAAAAGGACAGTTAAAAAGTTCAGTCATAATTGATGAGCTTCCCACCATTTATTTCCGGGGACTTGATAATTTGATTGCAACAGCAAGAAGCAATAAGGTAGCGGTATGCCTGGGGTTTCAGGATTTTTCTCAGCTGACAAGAGATTACGGAGACAAAGAAAGTAAAGTGATTCAGAATACCGTTGGTAATATATTCAGCGGACAGGTGGTAGGAGATACCGCTAAAAGTCTCTCGGAGCGTTTTGGAAAGGTTTTGCAGAAAAGACAGAGCCTGACCATCAACCGAAATGATACATCGAGCTCTATATCTACTCAATTGGACAGTTTAATACCGGCCTCTAAAATTTCAACATTAAGCCAGGGAATGTTTGTGGGAGCTGTATCTGATAATTTTGATGAACGTATCGAGCAGAAAATGTTCCATGCTGAGATCGTCGTTGATCATGAAAAGGTAGCGGCCGAAACTAAATCCTATCAGCCCATCCCTGAGATTTTATCGTTTGTTAATGAGAATGGAGAAGATAGGATGACACCGCTTATTGAAGAAAATTATAAAAAAGTGAAGCTTGATATTGTAACGATTATTGAAAATGAAATGGAGCGCATTAAAGCTGACCCTGAGTTGCAGCATTTAATACCAAAGGAATAAAGTAAAAAAATCCCCGTAAGCCGGGGATAAAACTAATTACCATGAAAACTCAAATTAACATGAGAAATCGGGTGCAAATTTAAAATAAAGAGAGAAGTTTCAGTCTATGTGTGGTATTATAATTAAATGATTTTTATGAGAGTTGTTTTCAGAGGCTAAAAACTAGACGGGTTTCGCTGTTTTTCCTTGCTTGCTTTCAAACTCAAAAGAACTTTCAGCATTGTCCTTTAGGATAATAAAGGCGTTAAAACTTTTTCCTGATCTGCTTTTCATGCCTTTAATCAATGAAGTCCTTCCATTTTTGATAAGTCTTTCAAGGTCGGCAGGTTCGATCCGGACTCCGCAGACATTTCTAAATTGATGCCAGCTGCAATGTATATCGGGACATTGTACAATGCTATCATTAATAATCAATTGCTGAGTTCTGCATTTAGGACACAGAAGGACAGGAAGATAAGGTTTTTCAAGGTGAATCTGCAGCAATTCTTCCGTAACAGACTTTGTATAGCTCTCAATGTTCTTTTGGAATTCAGCTGGACTCAACTCATTATTCTCAATATTCTGTATGGACTGCTCCCATTCTGCAGTCTTAGAAATGTCTGCGATTTTTTTGTCCTTAACTAAATCATAAACCTGTAAGCCTTTATCAGTAGGAATAAGTAATTTTTTTTCTCTTCTGATATAATCTCTATCAATCAAGGTTTCAATAATGGATGCACGTGTTGCAGGAGTGCCGATGCTAATCTTCCTTAAGGCTTTTCGCTGTTCTGTTTCTTCAATGCTTTTGCCTGCAGTTTCCATTGCAGACAGCAGAGTCCCTTCAGTAAAAAGATTTGGAGCCTGGGTTTTCTTTTCCAGAACAGCAACCGTTTTAATCTTTAGCTCCATTCCTTCTTTTACTTCAGGAAATTCATAAATCATCTCATTGTCGGTTGAAATAATACCGTTGATATTGCGCCAGCCTGTTTGCAATATCTTGTCTCCTTTAGCTGTGAAATCATAGTGAAGCACCTGTAAACTGATCTCTGTGATTTCTTTGACACAGGGTTGTGAAACAGCTTCAAATAATCGAAAAGCAATCAGGTTGTATATTGCTTTTTCTTCTGCTGTAAGTGCCGAAGGAATTTTTTCTGTAGTGAGCAGTCCGTGGTGATCGGTAACTTTAGCATCATTCACAATGCTTTTATTGAAGTTTCCCCATGGAATTGTGCCTGCTGTGCTATTATAGGGTTCTTGTTCCTGCAGAATTCTTATGAGATCGGGAATGCGCGGCCATACATCTTGAGGAATGTATGGACTGCCGGTCCGTGGATAAGTAATGAACTTTCTTTCGTAGAGGCTTTGGGCAATATTCAGTGTTTTCTCAGCACTAAAGCTGAATCTTTTGTTGGCTTCCTTTTGAAGGCCGCTCAAATCAAACAGAAGGGGAACCTGTTCTGTTATTATTTTTGTATTAATAGAGGAGACTGTTGCTGTTGCCCGGGTTCTTTCTAGTGATTTGATAAGGTCTTCAGCTTGTTTTCTTTCGCTGAACTTGAACTCACCAAGACTTTTGAACTCAGTAAAATCTTTT
The window above is part of the Chryseobacterium sp. MA9 genome. Proteins encoded here:
- the mobA gene encoding conjugal transfer protein MobA, with the protein product MNDQRKKQRNKGGRKPKIDPCIHRYVFRLNDKDNNKFLSLFEASGMDNKAQFITSLLFSKEIKTVKIDKGTVDFYMRLTSFYAQFRAVGVNYNQVVKLLYTHFTEKKAATFLYRLEKNTAELAVLCREIIELADEFNSRSLKK
- the mobB gene encoding conjugal transfer protein MobB: MVAKIGRSSNLYGALAYNHNKVEQEKGKILFMNKMVETPNGRYTIPQLAESFDPYLAANRNTEKYTLHLSLNPDPKDKVSETYFIKMAEEYMKEMGYGEQPYIIFKHTDIDRTHLHIVSVCVDENGRKISDKFEKRRSMEICRKLEKTYNLLPAVEQKSSENSLIFSPVDYHKGNVKRQIASVIRNIPGEYSFKTLGEYNALLSLFNIAVEKIEGELHGEPQRGLVYFALDKNKNKIGHPFKASRIGKNAGLAALELHFLKSKELVLNSSGRSEIKTGIDNVLKYSKGENDFVKRLNSWDISTVVRRNESGRIYGITFIDHHSKTVWNGSNLGKQYSANAFNDLWKDQQNMEKASELKFPLSKSSPSDQLRSDQLHPLFGFLKNESSDNPSNDETSVLFPGLLPLAEGEDHEEEVFARQISKRKRKRKW
- a CDS encoding YhcG family protein, encoding MKPIPSKYTDLLDSIGSAIEIARQNAVKAVNTELVKANWEIGRHIVEYEQHGEERAEYGSNLLATLSKDLRQRYGKGFGRRNILDMRRFYLAYQKWQAVPAKLSWTHLVTLLGISDDTARKFYEKQAVLENWGYRELERQIGSSLFERLALSKDKKGVLQLAEKGHIITDSTEAIKDPYVLDFLKLPQSHRVTEKALEQKIIDNLQMFLLELGKGFAFVGRQYKISLRNRHFYIDLVFYHRILKCFVLIDLKIKQVEHNDIGQMNLYLNYFKSEENVADDNEPIGIILSAEKDEVLVEYATGGISNKIFVSKYQLYLPDKKELQRKVQAILEKEG
- the mobC gene encoding conjugal transfer protein MobC encodes the protein MQGEDDLRGLAKIMAFMRAVSIVILLMHYYWYCYSFFLEKGWTLEVINTILYNFQRTAGLFSHPLYTKVFILLLLSLSCLGTKGVKNEKLTWTQIIGVLGIGCILFFSNTFLLRRSGNIGNMLYMFSMSAGYISLMMAGVWMSRLLKNNLMNDVFNNENESFMQETRLMENEYSVNLPTKFYYKGKWNQGWINIVNPFRATIVLGTPGSGKSYAIVNNYIKQQIEKGFSMYIYDFKFDDLSTIAYNHVLKYHDRYTVKPKFYVINFDDPRRSHRCNPLNPDFMTDISDAYEAAYTIMLNLNRSWIQKQGDFFVESPIILLAAIIWFLKIYEKGKYCTFPHAIELLNKKYSDVFTILTSYADLENYLSPFMDAWQGGAQDQLQGQIASAKIPLSRMISPQLYWVMTGDDFSLDINNPKEPKILCVGNNPDRQNIYSAALGLYNSRIVKFINKKGQLKSSVIIDELPTIYFRGLDNLIATARSNKVAVCLGFQDFSQLTRDYGDKESKVIQNTVGNIFSGQVVGDTAKSLSERFGKVLQKRQSLTINRNDTSSSISTQLDSLIPASKISTLSQGMFVGAVSDNFDERIEQKMFHAEIVVDHEKVAAETKSYQPIPEILSFVNENGEDRMTPLIEENYKKVKLDIVTIIENEMERIKADPELQHLIPKE
- a CDS encoding type IA DNA topoisomerase, translated to MKVVLAEKPSIAREIAIALGATEKKEGYLTGNGYAVTWAFAHLITLGMPEDYGISAFSKQQLPVLPSTFKLVIRKVKKGSQLITDPFASKQLKIIEKLFSACSSIIVATEPGREGELIFRYIYEYLNCTQPFERLWISFLTEKAIKQGFQNLKPGHLYDGLFQSAQCKSRADWLLSINTTQALGIATGDGLYSLGRVQTPTLALLCKRYHEHTNFKSQNYWQIELIHQKDFTEFKSLGEFKFSERKQAEDLIKSLERTRATATVSSINTKIITEQVPLLFDLSGLQKEANKRFSFSAEKTLNIAQSLYERKFITYPRTGSPYIPQDVWPRIPDLIRILQEQEPYNSTAGTIPWGNFNKSIVNDAKVTDHHGLLTTEKIPSALTAEEKAIYNLIAFRLFEAVSQPCVKEITEISLQVLHYDFTAKGDKILQTGWRNINGIISTDNEMIYEFPEVKEGMELKIKTVAVLEKKTQAPNLFTEGTLLSAMETAGKSIEETEQRKALRKISIGTPATRASIIETLIDRDYIRREKKLLIPTDKGLQVYDLVKDKKIADISKTAEWEQSIQNIENNELSPAEFQKNIESYTKSVTEELLQIHLEKPYLPVLLCPKCRTQQLIINDSIVQCPDIHCSWHQFRNVCGVRIEPADLERLIKNGRTSLIKGMKSRSGKSFNAFIILKDNAESSFEFESKQGKTAKPV